A stretch of the Pseudanabaena sp. FACHB-2040 genome encodes the following:
- a CDS encoding TetR/AcrR family transcriptional regulator, with amino-acid sequence MTEKISKLPGMRRHPRQARSQERVNQILDVAEQMFIAEGYNATTTNAIAAKANVSIGSLYQFFPDKEAIVQALTSRYVGVLQQRFDTLHTLETIHSSLSEYVELIVDAAEQFFKDYPGYHAIFTQVQDAIPELGKIESAADRQLIQDWAIVLSKYYPGLKPADYEAIAFTLVNAIGTLLWLSLSQQGSFRQRLVAETKRMMLGYLQSYFPIDKVPPNK; translated from the coding sequence ATGACAGAAAAAATATCGAAACTACCCGGAATGCGCCGTCATCCTAGGCAGGCTCGCAGTCAAGAACGAGTCAATCAAATCTTGGATGTGGCGGAACAGATGTTTATTGCCGAGGGCTACAATGCCACCACAACTAACGCGATTGCAGCAAAAGCCAATGTCTCGATTGGGTCGCTTTATCAGTTCTTCCCAGATAAAGAGGCGATTGTGCAGGCACTCACGAGCCGCTATGTAGGGGTATTGCAACAGCGATTTGACACACTCCACACCCTTGAGACGATTCATTCAAGTCTCTCGGAGTATGTGGAGTTGATTGTTGATGCGGCCGAGCAATTCTTTAAGGACTATCCTGGCTATCATGCCATCTTTACGCAGGTGCAGGACGCAATTCCTGAATTAGGGAAGATTGAATCGGCTGCTGATCGTCAGCTCATTCAGGACTGGGCGATAGTCTTGTCAAAGTACTACCCTGGTCTCAAACCGGCGGACTATGAGGCGATTGCGTTTACATTAGTCAATGCGATCGGAACCTTGTTATGGTTATCGCTGAGTCAACAAGGGAGCTTTCGGCAACGCCTAGTCGCAGAAACAAAACGAATGATGCTAGGTTATTTGCAAAGCTATTTCCCAATCGATAAAGTTCCTCCCAACAAATAA